From Pleurocapsa sp. PCC 7319:
TGAATATCTTCGGCCATTTCGGCTTCGTGGCAGCGATTACAAGTTTCGTTACTTACAGGTTTAAAACCCTCGTGACAAGACTTACAAGAGGCTTCAAATAAAAGATGACCGTTTGAGGTTTCTCCTGGTAAAAATACCCTCTTACTATCTAGAGCAAATGCCGAACCCAGCCATAGTAACAAGATAATTATCGCCCCAATGATGGCAAACTTAGAACTTAGTAAGGCAAATGGTTTAATACCACGTGGAAAACTTCTTGCCATTTTCTTTCTCTAAAATAGCAATGCCAAAATAGTGGCAACAATTCCCATAATTCCCCCACCAGCAAAGGCACCCACTATTGCTTTTCCAGAGTCGTGAGAGAAAGATTCTTCCACACCTGCTGAAGCACTCACGGGGTTGGCGTTAGCCATCGCATAGTTTAGAGGAAAAGCTTCGGGAATCGCTATTTCCGTATTGCTCTGGTTTTTGCTAGGTTCGGATTTGAGGGCGATATCTGCCTGAGAATAGTCTGCACCATCGAGCATAATTTCGCTAATCGCTCCGTAAGCATCCGTCCAAGCTTGCTTTACTTCGGGAGTCCATTTCTCACCGAGATATTGTTGGAAAGTAGTTAGTAGAGCACCTCCTACCAAAGGATAGTGTTCTGGCAACGCACCGTATTTAACGTGACGGGCACCCAAACCGCGCAAGGTTTTATCCAACACATCGGGACTGCGGAGATTGTCTACCACCATTACCAAGGAGGCGAGTAATTTCTTTTTCTGGGATGCCATGTCGGTATGCTCGAACAAAGGTTTGGCTTCTGGGTTGGCGGTAAACAGATTGTCGTAAAAACTTTCAACGAATTCGTCGGCTTGGGGTTTTACTTCTTCAAAGCTTTGCTCTAATAGTTTTACCTGCAAACCCTCTTCGGCTGTTTCCTCTGCCAGGGTAATTTCAGCTTCAGAATAATCCGCACCGTCAAGCATAATCTCGGTTATCGCCCCATAAGCATCCGTCCAGGCTTGCTTTACTTCAGGAGTCCATTTTTCACCGAGATATTGTTGGAAAGTAGTTAGTAAAGCACCACCAACTAAAGGATAGTGTTCGGGCAACGCACCGTATTTAACGTGACGTGCACCCAAACCGCGTAAGGCTTTATCCAACATATCGGGACTGCGAAGATTGTCTACCACCAGCACCAAGGAGTCGAGTAATTTCTTTTTCTGGGATGCCATGTCAGTATGCTCGAACAAAGGTTTGGCTTCTGGGTTAGCGGTAAACAGATTGTCGTAAAAACTTTCAACGAATTCGTTGGCTTGGGGCTTGACTGCCTCAAAACTATCTTCTAGTAATTCTACCTGTAAAGACATTTCCTGATTCTTCTCCCCTTTTAAATATGCGATCAACTACTATTGATTCGATCTAGTTTATTGCTAACTTTGATCGAACTTCGATTAGCAAATTATTTAGTCAAACTAATAACAAATACAATTTTGTTTACTTATGAACTCTGATATTAGAGCTAGTCAAACTACAGCAATTTATAACTCTAGATAGATTTATAGTTCAGCTTCAAATCGTATTTTGTTACCAAATATACGATCACAAGCTTTGTATTTATTTTGCGAATACAATTGATGCTTTTTTCGCATTATTATAGAAATAATTTTAGATAAATATATCTAAAACAACCTTCATAGAGTCTGATACTCTATATTTATTCAGCCTTTTATAGATTATTTAAAGGTATTTATAGCTATAAAAATAAATGATTTTTTTATAAACCTGGCAGAAATTATAAGATTTCAGTAGCAATTGTTACTGTTTTCAACAGTTGTTTTATTTGTAATATCTAAAATATGAATTTTTCAAAAAAAAGATCAAAATAATTCTTTTAATACTTTTTGATTGTGGCTGACAGCAGATGGTATTACAAAAAAGATTATACTGTTTGCTGATTATTTTACTTGTCTCCTGATATTTTTAAACTTGAATAGCCAAGAAACAGTAGATAATCAAAGAATTTCCTTGGGCTTAGCAATTTAGATAACTCGTATTAAATATTAATTAAATATTAATTTAGATTAACTCAGTAGTGGATAGGACTTGAACCTTTATTCTGCATCTCTTTCTACTTGTTTAAACCATTACACGACTCACGGGAAAATATTTTATGTTTGATCGCCTCATTCGCTTTGTTGGTTCGATAAAACTAGCAGTCCCCTTACTCACTACTATCATTGGCATTTTGATCTGGGCTACTTTCTATGAATCCCAAGTGGGTTCTGCTACGGTACAGCAAGAGATTTATAAAAGTCCTTGGTTTGGTGCGTTGATGTTTGTGTTGGCGTTAAACCTAACAGTATCTGCAATGTCTCGCTATCCCTGGCGCGGGGGAAGAAAAATCGGCTTTGCTTTAACCCATTTGGGACTGGTAGTAATTATTGCGGGATCGGCTGCGGTAATTCATCTGGGGATGGAAGGGATGCTGTTATTAAGGACAGATGGAGGTGCGGGCGATCGCCTGAGAGTCCAGGGAGATTTACTAGAAATAGTGAGAGATGGGGAATTAGAACAAGCAAGCATTTTTATTAAACAAGACGGTTCGGTAATTCCTAGACGTATTGGGGATTTAGAACTAACAGCTTATACCGATAATGCAGTAGAAGAAATTAGTTTTGCCGAAGGGGGAACTGTGGCTAACCCTGGAGTGAGATTGAGTTTAGCAAGCGATCGCATGGGACAAACTATAGAACGTACTTTGGTGGCTTTTCCTGATGTTTACAGTAAGGTGAGTTTAGGTCCTGCGGAATTGGAGTTAATAGTTACTGAAGACGAAGCGGACTTAAACCGTTTATTACATTCTCAGAAAAACCAACACCCTTGGGGAGAATTAGAGATTGCTACTGCTACTAAACAATACACTGTCGATGTGAAGGCAAATAAATCCAAAACGTTACGAGTAGGAGATCTGAAAGTTGCAGTTGAAGACTTTTACCCCGACTTCCGTTTAAACCGTAACAAACAACCCGCTACCGCTTCAGAGAATTATGATAACCCTGCTGTAGCTTTAGAGGTTTCTTCCCCTCAAGGTAAAGAACGCTGGTATATTTTTGGCAAACTAGATTTTCCCCCTGTACGTACCCTAATATCGGGAGAAGCTATTAGCGATCTCAGCTTTAACTATCGGGTACAGCCTCCAGCGACTAAAGATTACTTCCGAGTAATTGCTAGCGCAGATAAACTTTATTACGCTGCCAAGTCTTCGACCCAGTTTAAGTCGGGTAGTCTAGCACCAGGACAAACCGTTACTCCTGGCTGGGCAGATTTTAGAATTACCCTCGATGAATACTTACCCCACACCCAGGTACAACGTCAAATTATGCCCGCAACAGACAAACAGATACAGGGTAAGCCTGCATTGCTAGTAACTACACAGTCGGGACAAAAAACTTGGCTCCCTTGGGGAGAAGCTAGCGCGATTGCCGATGGCGAAAATACGATCTACGCAGCTTTTAGCCCCAAGCTATATCAAATACCCTTTGGCATTAAGCTTGAAGACTTTATTGTCGATCGCAATGAAGGTTCGGAGTCGGTAGCCATGTGGACGAGTCAGATTCGTATCGAAGATCCCAGTAACGACATCAGTGAACAACGTAAGGTCTGGATGAATCACCCTACCTGGTATAAAGGCTGGAAAATCGCTCAAGCCTCCTGGAATCCTGGGGATCTGCAACAGTCCACCCTCCAGGTAAAACGGGAACCCGCTTGGGTAACGGCTTTAACCTGGATTGGTTCGGCATTGGTTATTCTGGGGATTGGAATCATGTTTTATGCCCCCGCAATTCATAAAAAACTACGCCAGTCAGCAGCGATGACTGCTACAGAATCGGAGATTGAAGAGAATAGCGAAAATCTAGAACGAGAATTTACCGATTCGTGCCGTAAAGCCCCTGGCTTCAGATATGGGGATATAAGGCACGGCTAGCACTTGCTGGGTTAGTTTATGCTTATATGATAGCATAAGAATATGTTAGTTCTAGAGATGAAGATACAAGCCAAGCCAACTCAATACGATGCGATGGATGAAGCCATCAGAACGGCACAATTCATACGCAACAAAGCATTGCGATATTGGATGGACAATAAAGGAGTAGGAAAATACCAGCTATCGGCATACTGTAAAGTACTAGCTGCTGAATTCCCCTTTGCTCACAAGCTAAATTCAATGGCCAGACAAAGCAGTGCAGATCGAGCCTGGGCTGCAATATCTCGTTTCTATCAAAACTGTAAACATAAAACTCCTGGAAAAAAGGGATTTCCTAAGTTCAAGAAGCATTCTCGCTCGGTCGAGTATAAGACTACAGGTTGGAAGCTTTCTGAAAACAGAAAACAGATAACCTTCACCGATCACAATAATATCGGTCGGGTCAAGCTCAAAGGTACAAGAGATTTGAATTGGTACGATATCAAACAATTCAAACGAGTACGAATAGTTAGACGTGCTGATGGTTATTATAGTCAGTTTTTAGTCGATGCCGACAACCGAGAAAGAGTAGAACCATCTTATTCTGAAATTGGTTTAGACGTTGGCTTGAACTATTTCTGTACCGACGACAAAGGGAATCAGATTGAGAATCCTCGGTTTTATCGAAGAGGTGAAAAAGCACTCAATCGCTTAAACCGAAGCAAGTCTAAAAAGTACGTCAAAAGTAAAAAACCACAGTCTAAGAACTATCACCAAGCGAGAAAAAGATACGCCCTAAAGCATCTTAAGATAAGTAGGCAACGTAAAGACCATGCCGTGAAATTGGCACGGTGCGTAATCACATCTAACGATGTAGTCGCTTATGAAGACTTAAGAATTGCCAAGATGGTAAAAAATCACAATCTTGCCAAGTCGATAACCGACGCTGGCTGGTATCAATTTAGAGTGTGGTTAGAGTACTTTGGCTATAAGTTTGGCAAAGTAACAGTTGCCGTACCACCGCAGTATACTTCTGTTAACTGCTCTGGTTGCGGAGCTAAAGTAACTAAAACTCTCAGCACCAGAACTCATAAGTGTAAGTGTGGCTGTGTTCTCGACCGAGATGAAAATGCAGCCAGAAACATCCTCTCTTTAGGATTAAGTACCGTGGGACACACGGGATCTAAAGCTTGGGGAGACGAAACCTCTATCTTGGCTGATGAGAATTTGTCAGGGTAAGTTTTTTCTACGAACCAAGAATCTCCCGCATTCATGCGTGGGGAGTGTCAACCACTCCAACAGGTTATTGTGAAGAACTATTAATCTTTCCTTGAAATAAGAGTTTTAGTATCCTTATATCTTAAAATAAGCTTGTTTGGAACAAGAACCTAACCAAGCCAAAAGTATTTACAAATCAAGAACTCAGGCGATTTTGTGTTACAAAACTTAATCGATTGATGCTCAAGGGTTTAAGCTACTTTTTCTCTTATTTCGCAATAGCTCTGATTAGAACTGCTATTGTTCAATAGAGATCAGTTCAATGTTTCTAATACCAAGAGACCTTTCCTGTTTAATATTTGCCTATTTGTGGTCATTCAAGGAAAAGCGAATTTCTTTGCTATTTGCATTCAAGCTTGGTACAGTCTTGCTCTAAAGAATTACTGAGGAGTAATCTATGAGTGTCCAGATATCACACCATCCCCTTGAAATCATTCCTAAGGGAGAAGCAGAAATGATCGAGCGCGTCACCAAGATACAGCTCGAAATGATGAAAAATGAAGATCCGCAAAAACGCGGACAGCATCCTAAACAACAGGCTCTTTTACGAGGCATATTCGAGATCTCAGATTCAGTTCCAGAATCTATGCGCGTTGGCATATTCGCCGAACCAAAGAAATTTGATGCTCTTTTACGTTTATCAACGGGAACGAAGCCAAAAGACTCTGACCCCAATTCCCACGGTTTTTCGATTAAACTACTTGATGTCCCTGGCTCTTCAACTAACACGCAGGATTTTATTTTTTTAGATCAGCCCACATTCTTTATCCGCGACATGGCTGAATACGTAACTTTCTTCAATTCTGTACAAGAAGATAAAGGAGCCTCCTACTTTAAGAACCATCCCCGTGAATTTGGCTTGGTTATGACGTTTAATGTCGTAATCACAAGCCATCTCGAACGTCAATACTGGTCTACAGTTCCTTCTGCAATGGGAAAAAATAATGCAGCAAGGTTTACCTTAATTCCCGATCCAGGTAACGTCTCGGAGCTCCCTCCTGTAACTACCCCCGATGGTCTCCGAGAAGTTCTTGAAGATTACTTTGTTAAAAATCGTAAGTCTGCTAAGTTTTTATTTGCAGCCCAGGGCTATATTGATGAAAAAACAACTCCAATTGAGGATGCTACATCCACCTGGTCAAGTCCATTTGAGAATATTGCAACCCTAACAATCCCAGCTCAAGACTTCACTGCGCCAGAGCAATTTGAGTTTTGCGAAAACCTTTCCTACAATCCTTGGCACTGTACATCAGATCATCAACCTTTAGGAGGCATCCAGCGTTGCCGTAAGCTTGTGTATGAAGAAGGTGCACGGCTGCGACACGAACTTAATAATGCCCAAAATAGTGAACCAACAAAAGCTGATTACGATCAACTTGGATCGTTTCTCTAAAGATTATTAGACTTATTGGAAAATAAGAAGTGAGTTGATGATCTGATCCATAGTGAAGGATTGTAAAAAATGAACTTTTGCCCATATATTAAGATGGCTAGGGATAGTAAAGCGGCAGAGCCGCAGCTATAAGCTGTAAGCTGTAAGCTGTAAGCTGTAAGCCAATTATAAGAGGCTTTAACCTCTCCTAATTGTAGACCACCAAACTTCGTTTGCTGGGGGCATTAAACCCGATAGCTATAAGCTGTTAGCCGTTTACCTAAGTAAACTTTAGAGCTTAAAGCTTTTTAAGGTAAAAAACCCTACTTTTCAAAAAATCCTGCTTTTCAGAAAAATCCTACTCTTCTTTGGTCGGCGACTCTACCTGACTAGGGGAGACTAGTGTATTGCTATTACATTCTCTTCATTCTTTTCAGAAAAATCCTACTCTTTATTGGTCGGCGACTCTACCTGACTAAAGAAGACTAATTATATTGCTATTACATTCTCTTCATTGCTCGGCAACACTACTCGACCAAAGAAGACTAATTGTATTGCTATTACATTGTTTAACACTTTTTAGCAGAAGAATTATGATTGAACCTCCAAGTAATGAAAAAGATCTCGCCAAAGGTCTGATGCCACCCAACTTTCCCGCAGACTACGTAGAGGGTGCAGTTAAGCCTCACTTCGTGAATAATATCGCGGTGGGAGAACCGCTGATGCTACCGATGATCGATCTGGCTTACAGCAAGGAAGCAGCTGTTAACCCACACGTCTGGGGGATGCTCTATGACTCGTGGACGCCAAGTCTGGAGGAAGACGGCGCGACAGTCTTCATACAAGGCTACGAAAACCGTGGTGAAAACAATGCACGTAAGAAAATTTACTACTCGGCGATGACCCGTGACTTGTGCGACAAGTACTACGCGGACAAGCTCCAGCGATTCTTCGACACACTCTTGGCACCCGAAGCAGAAGGTAAGCCACTCATGTCGCGGTATCTTGAAAATTATCCAGATATGTATTGGGATCTCCATGTAGCAGCAACAGGCGAGGACGTGCCTGATGAGGTGCGCCAGTTCGGTTACAGCTTTAATACTGTACTTGGTTACTGGTATCCGACCAGTGACATCGTCTGTGAAAACTATATGAAAGTCCGCGAACTTCGCGCTCCCCTGAAAGAGTGGCTTGACGAGCGCGTGCAAGACATTATGGACGAGAAGGTCGAAGGATTCGAGGGAACTTTTGTCCACTACTGGGTTAAGAATGGCGAGCTAGGGGAGAACTTCCGACGTAAGGATATTGTCTTTGAGTGCTTCCACAATTTCCTGGCGCTTAGCCAGTGGGGTAATTTGTTCTACCAAGTTTTACTTCGGTTAAGCAAGGATCGGGGCGACCAAGCAATCCGCGAAAGCTTTGACAAGATGATGAGCGGGGAGGATCCAGACGCGAAGGATGGGGGTGCTTTCAGCCCGCTCGACCGCTTCGCTATGGAACTCATGCGAGTCATCGCTCCTAACGGTGGCAGCTATTCCACATTGCAGAGTCAGCAACGGTTGCTCACCTCTGGCTACAATGCCATTTCCCACCCGCATCCACAGGTCAATCGTGACGAGAAGCACTGGTCCGATCCCGATGCCTTTAACCCCGACCGATACAAGCAAGCAGCGACCAGCCACGAGAACGACGAATCAAAGCTAGCAGGGCTGGGGCTTAATAAATGCCCGTTCCATGCTGCGCCGATGAAGGTAAAAGACGGTCGCGACACCGAGTTAACCGAGAGCGTCTTCGGTACGGTTTACGGTATCACCGACGGCACCCCCGCACCAGTGTGCGATACAGCCGGCTATGGCTCCTTTGGATTCGGCTATCGGCGCTGTCCTGGTGAGCTACTGACGATCGACGCTGTCAAGCTACTACTCAAAACGGTGCATCGAGAAGGTCTTGTTTTTGAAGAAAATCCATCGAGCGATCGCCAAAAAATCCCAGCTGCGCCACGAGTCGTCCTTGATGACGACTTGGTTTTCCACAGAGGCTAATCCCTGCCAGGAGGTTTCTGGCTGGTTGACTGACAACTGCTAAAACAGCTGATATTTCCTAGCTTAGGTTAGGGGTAGCACAACTCAACAAACTTGTTTCCGACAAAAATTGTTACTGAAACCGATCCAATTTTTGGACTGGCAAGTAATTCAGATGTGTACTGATAATCTTTTGTCAGTCAATCAGGGTTTCTGATAGTTTAATACATCGCTCAAGAGTCAAATACGAATATCAGCTCGAACAAACGAATAGAAGTATGTGAGTAATGCAATGAACAATAATACTAAAGCTCAAACCTCAGTCGTTATTGTCGGAGGGGGGATCGCTGGTCTTCTCCTAGCATCGAAGGCTGGTCGACAACTTTCACGCTACGAACAGGTTTCCGTAACGCTGATTGACCAGAGTACCGTACATATTTGGAAGCCGATGATCCCTGCCTTTGCAGCTGGCTCTATTAGCTCAAAGTATCAGCAGATTCCGTTTCTGCAACACGGGGCAAAAAACGGCTTTGGCTTTGTCCCTGGACCGCTTGTGGGGGTTGATCGCCAGGCGCAGACGGTTCGAGTCGGCTCAATCAAAGACGATGAAGGTCGTGAATTGGTTCCCGAACGGACAGTTCCGTACGACTACCTCGTTCTAGCGTTGGGCAGTAAAGCGCAAGATTTCGGGACACCTGGCGTTGCTGAACACTGCTGGTTTGTTGACGACCTGCCCTCAGCGGAAGCCTTCAACAACAGAATTTTTAACCAGATTGTCCGAACAGCGTCCTTTGGAAAACCCTTCCACGTGGCTGTGGTTGGGGGTGGGTCAACTGGTGTGGAGCTAATAGCGGAGATTATCGAGGTTGCCGAGCTTGCCTCCACCTACTCGGAGTACGACATCAGATCTCTCATGGAGACAACACTAATAGAGGCTGGTCCAGAAATACTCAAGGGTGTGGATCAGCCTGTTGTCGATGCAGTGAAAAAAGATTTGCAGCAGCAGGGAGTTAAAATCTTGGTGGACTCTATGGTGGTTGAAGCTGACGCGGACGGTCTTAAACTCAAAAACGGCGATCGCATTGACACGACGATCGCGGTGTGGTCAGCTGGTATAGCAGCACGGGATGCGGTTGCTGAAATCGAGGGACTAGAGAAGTCCAGAGGTGGGCAGATAATCGTTGGACCGACACTTCAGTCAGTTGATGACGAGCGCATTTTTGCCATTGGCGACTGCTCCAGCTATAAGCCTGAAGGAGCGGAGCGTCCCTTGCCACCGACGGCTGAGGTAGCTCGCAAGCAAGCATTGCATCTAGCGGCTCAACTGTCGCGTTTGCGCGGTAACGAAGATCCGCTACGAACTTTTAAGTTTAAGTCAGCAGGCAGGATAGTTACCCTCGGGCAAAAAAACGCCTACGGGTCATTCACCAATGGCAAGATATTAAGCAAATCGGTCATCAGGGGATCGTTCGCTCGGTTTACCCATGAGTTGCTCTACCGTCGGCATCAGATAGAGTTGTATGGCTTGCTGAAAGCTGTTGCGATTTGGCTGTCGGATCTGTTCGGTTCAGTCGTCCGTCCGCCCATCAGAGTGAGTTAATTCTCCTTAAGGCGAGAAATATATGTCAAAGTCGCTTCGCTCTAGTTCGGCGGGGCGTATAAAGGTCTGAGGAAGCCTCAGACTACTTCCCCTTGAGTTTTTAGTTCGTAGTTCAGAGTTGAAATTGTTCGGAGGAAATTTTATGGTGATTCAAAATGTACTGGTATTGGGTTCAGGTGTGTTGGGCGGTCAAATTGCCTGGCATAGTGCATATCACGGTAAAAACGTAACCGTGAGAGATATTGAAGAAGAGCCCCTCGCCAAATGCAAAAAAGCCCATGAGAGATATGCGAAAATTTACTCTGATGAAATGAATGCCAGTGCTAAAGACATAGAGGCAACAAAAAAACGATTAATGTTTACAACTGATTTAGAAGTTGCCACCAAGAATGTCGACCTCGTCATTGAAGCAGTACCCGAAGTTCTCAAGATTAAAGAGAGCGTATATAAAGATCTTGCACCACTATTGCCAGAGCATACT
This genomic window contains:
- a CDS encoding globin family protein, giving the protein MSLQVELLEDSFEAVKPQANEFVESFYDNLFTANPEAKPLFEHTDMASQKKKLLDSLVLVVDNLRSPDMLDKALRGLGARHVKYGALPEHYPLVGGALLTTFQQYLGEKWTPEVKQAWTDAYGAITEIMLDGADYSEAEITLAEETAEEGLQVKLLEQSFEEVKPQADEFVESFYDNLFTANPEAKPLFEHTDMASQKKKLLASLVMVVDNLRSPDVLDKTLRGLGARHVKYGALPEHYPLVGGALLTTFQQYLGEKWTPEVKQAWTDAYGAISEIMLDGADYSQADIALKSEPSKNQSNTEIAIPEAFPLNYAMANANPVSASAGVEESFSHDSGKAIVGAFAGGGIMGIVATILALLF
- a CDS encoding cytochrome c biogenesis protein ResB, coding for MFDRLIRFVGSIKLAVPLLTTIIGILIWATFYESQVGSATVQQEIYKSPWFGALMFVLALNLTVSAMSRYPWRGGRKIGFALTHLGLVVIIAGSAAVIHLGMEGMLLLRTDGGAGDRLRVQGDLLEIVRDGELEQASIFIKQDGSVIPRRIGDLELTAYTDNAVEEISFAEGGTVANPGVRLSLASDRMGQTIERTLVAFPDVYSKVSLGPAELELIVTEDEADLNRLLHSQKNQHPWGELEIATATKQYTVDVKANKSKTLRVGDLKVAVEDFYPDFRLNRNKQPATASENYDNPAVALEVSSPQGKERWYIFGKLDFPPVRTLISGEAISDLSFNYRVQPPATKDYFRVIASADKLYYAAKSSTQFKSGSLAPGQTVTPGWADFRITLDEYLPHTQVQRQIMPATDKQIQGKPALLVTTQSGQKTWLPWGEASAIADGENTIYAAFSPKLYQIPFGIKLEDFIVDRNEGSESVAMWTSQIRIEDPSNDISEQRKVWMNHPTWYKGWKIAQASWNPGDLQQSTLQVKREPAWVTALTWIGSALVILGIGIMFYAPAIHKKLRQSAAMTATESEIEENSENLEREFTDSCRKAPGFRYGDIRHG
- a CDS encoding RNA-guided endonuclease TnpB family protein, which produces MLVLEMKIQAKPTQYDAMDEAIRTAQFIRNKALRYWMDNKGVGKYQLSAYCKVLAAEFPFAHKLNSMARQSSADRAWAAISRFYQNCKHKTPGKKGFPKFKKHSRSVEYKTTGWKLSENRKQITFTDHNNIGRVKLKGTRDLNWYDIKQFKRVRIVRRADGYYSQFLVDADNRERVEPSYSEIGLDVGLNYFCTDDKGNQIENPRFYRRGEKALNRLNRSKSKKYVKSKKPQSKNYHQARKRYALKHLKISRQRKDHAVKLARCVITSNDVVAYEDLRIAKMVKNHNLAKSITDAGWYQFRVWLEYFGYKFGKVTVAVPPQYTSVNCSGCGAKVTKTLSTRTHKCKCGCVLDRDENAARNILSLGLSTVGHTGSKAWGDETSILADENLSG
- a CDS encoding catalase codes for the protein MSVQISHHPLEIIPKGEAEMIERVTKIQLEMMKNEDPQKRGQHPKQQALLRGIFEISDSVPESMRVGIFAEPKKFDALLRLSTGTKPKDSDPNSHGFSIKLLDVPGSSTNTQDFIFLDQPTFFIRDMAEYVTFFNSVQEDKGASYFKNHPREFGLVMTFNVVITSHLERQYWSTVPSAMGKNNAARFTLIPDPGNVSELPPVTTPDGLREVLEDYFVKNRKSAKFLFAAQGYIDEKTTPIEDATSTWSSPFENIATLTIPAQDFTAPEQFEFCENLSYNPWHCTSDHQPLGGIQRCRKLVYEEGARLRHELNNAQNSEPTKADYDQLGSFL
- a CDS encoding NAD(P)/FAD-dependent oxidoreductase; translation: MNNNTKAQTSVVIVGGGIAGLLLASKAGRQLSRYEQVSVTLIDQSTVHIWKPMIPAFAAGSISSKYQQIPFLQHGAKNGFGFVPGPLVGVDRQAQTVRVGSIKDDEGRELVPERTVPYDYLVLALGSKAQDFGTPGVAEHCWFVDDLPSAEAFNNRIFNQIVRTASFGKPFHVAVVGGGSTGVELIAEIIEVAELASTYSEYDIRSLMETTLIEAGPEILKGVDQPVVDAVKKDLQQQGVKILVDSMVVEADADGLKLKNGDRIDTTIAVWSAGIAARDAVAEIEGLEKSRGGQIIVGPTLQSVDDERIFAIGDCSSYKPEGAERPLPPTAEVARKQALHLAAQLSRLRGNEDPLRTFKFKSAGRIVTLGQKNAYGSFTNGKILSKSVIRGSFARFTHELLYRRHQIELYGLLKAVAIWLSDLFGSVVRPPIRVS